From one Sciurus carolinensis chromosome 9, mSciCar1.2, whole genome shotgun sequence genomic stretch:
- the Lrrc15 gene encoding leucine-rich repeat-containing protein 15, with amino-acid sequence MLLKRYLLLLVACQAWAVGLAYYGCPSECTCSRASQVECTGARIVTVPTPLPWNAMSLQILNTHITELNESPFLNISALIALRIEKNELSHIMPGAFRNLGSLRYLSLANNKLQVLPVGLFQGLDNLESLLLSSNQLVQIQPAHFSQCGNLKELQLHGNHLEYIPDGVFDHLVGLTKLNLGKNSLTHLSPRIFQHLGNLQVLRLYENRLSDIPMGTFDGLSNLQELALQQNQIGMLSPGLFHNNRNLQRLYLSNNHISQLPPGIFMHLPQLNRLTLFGNSLKELSPGIFGPMHNLRELWLYDNHITSLPDNIFSNLHQLQVLILSRNQISYISPGAFNGLMELRELSLHTNALQDLDGNVFRMLANLQNISLQNNRLRQLPGNIFANVNGLMTIQLQSNQLENLPVGIFDHLGNLCELRLYDNPWRCDADILPLRNWLLVNKARLGTDTLPLCSSPANVRGQSIIIINVPGPSVQAPAIPEVPTYPETPRYPDTPSYPDTPSYPDTTSISSTTEITSSMEDYTDLTTIEATDDRNTWGMTQTQSGLAIAAIVIGIIALACSLAACICCCCCKKGSQAVLMQMKAPNEC; translated from the coding sequence ATGCTGCTGAAACGTTACCTCCTTTTGCTGGTGGCCTGCCAAGCCTGGGCTGTAGGCTTGGCCTACTATGGCTGCCCGAGTGAGTGCACCTGCTCCAGGGCCTCTCAGGTGGAGTGCACGGGGGCACGCATCGTGACAGTGCCCACGCCTCTGCCCTGGAACGCCATGAGCCTGCAGATTCTCAACACGCACATCACCGAACTCAATGAGTCCCCATTCCTCAACATCTCGGCCCTCATTGCCCTGAGGATCGAGAAGAATGAGCTATCGCACATCATGCCCGGTGCCTTCCGCAACCTGGGCTCGCTGCGCTACCTCAGCCTCGCCAACAACAAGCTTCAGGTTCTGCCCGTTGGCCTCTTCCAGGGCCTGGACAACCTGGAGTCCCTCCTTCTGTCTAGTAACCAGCTGGTGCAGATCCAGCCTGCCCATTTTTCCCAGTGTGGCAACCTCAAGGAATTGCAGCTTCATGGTAATCACCTGGAATACATCCCTGATGGGGTCTTCGACCACCTGGTGGGACTCACCAAGCTCAATTTGGGCAAGAACAGCCTCACCCACCTCTCACCCAGGATCTTTCAGCACCTGGGCAACCTTCAGGTGCTCCGGCTATATGAGAACAGGCTCTCAGACATCCCCATGGGCACTTTTGATGGGCTCAGCAACCTCCAGGAGCTGGCCCTCCAGCAGAACCAGATTGGCATGCTCTCGCCTGGCCTCTTCCACAACAACCGGAACCTGCAGAGGCTCTATCTCTCCAACAACCACATCTCCCAGCTGCCTCCTGGCATCTTCATGCACCTGCCCCAGCTCAACCGACTTACACTCTTTGGGAACTCCCTGAAGGAGCTCTCCCCGGGAATTTTTGGGCCCATGCACAACCTACGGGAGCTCTGGCTCTATGACAACCACATCACTTCTCTACCCGACAACATCTTCAGCAACCTCCATCAGTTGCAGGTCTTGATCCTTAGTCGAAACCAGATTAGCTACATCTCCCCAGGTGCCTTCAATGGACTGATGGAGCTACGGGAGCTGTCCCTCCACACCAACGCGCTGCAGGACCTGGATGGGAATGTCTTCCGCATGTTGGCCAACCTGCAGAACATCTCCCTACAGAACAACCGCCTCAGACAGCTCCCAGGGAATATCTTTGCTAATGTCAATGGTCTCATGACCATTCAGTTGCAGAGCAACCAGCTGGAGAACCTGCCTGTGGGCATCTTTGATCACTTGGGGAACCTGTGTGAGCTTCGGCTGTATGATAACCCCTGGAGGTGTGACGCAGACATTCTTCCGCTCCGCAATTGGCTCCTGGTCAACAAGGCTAGGTTAGGGACAGACACTCTCCCACTGTGTTCCAGCCCGGCCAATGTCCGAGGCCagtccatcatcatcatcaatgtCCCTGGTCCCAGTGTTCAGGCCCCAGCCATCCCTGAGGTGCCCACCTACCCAGAAACACCGCGGTACCCAGACACACCCAGTTACCCAGACACACCCAGCTATCCTGACACCACATCCATCTCCTCTACAACTGAGATCACTAGCTCTATGGAAGACTACACTGATCTGACCACCATTGAGGCCACAGATGACCGCAACACGTGGGGCATGACCCAGACCCAGAGTGGACTGGCCATTGCTGCCATTGTAATTGGTATTATTGCCTTGGCCTGTTCCCTGGCTGcctgcatctgctgctgctgctgcaagaAGGGAAGCCAGGCGGTCCTGATGCAGATGAAGGCACCCAATGAGTGTTAG